DNA sequence from the Arthrobacter crystallopoietes genome:
CGAAGAGGCCAGCTCCCGCCGCACCGATCTGGCGCTGCATCTCACGGCCTTCTTCGCTGGTGCTGACCAGCGTTGCCCGGGCGTCGACTGGGTCTGACTGGCGGTCCACGAGCCCCTTGTCGTCGAGCCGCCGGACCTGCGGAGTCATCGTGGATTTATCGACGCCGTGCTGGACGGCAAGTTCGGAGACGCGCACCGGGCCGTTTTTGCTGATGTAGTCCAGCAGCGCCACGTCGTTAGGGGACATGTCCGAAGCGGCGGGGCCGAACAGTTCTTTGCGGACCTGCGAACGCGCGGCCCAGCGGATCAATTGGGTGACGCTGGACCTCACTTTGACACCCGCTGTGGGGCCAGTGTCACCCTGAGTTCCGGCCCCTTGAATCTTTTGCACATGATGAGGATACGTCCTAAAGTTTGATTGTGCCAATCAAACTAAATTGGCGGGGGAAGTCAGCAAATTCCCCCTGGCCGCATCCAGTTTACGGCTGCAGGGTTTACACTGTAAGTTGAACCAGTAAGTATACTTAGTGGTAGCTAAACAGGGTTATGTTGGGGTTGGCTAGCAAAGTCCAGATTGATCTTCTGTGAGGGAGTGAGAGTGGTAATGCCCAATCACAAACAGCGCTATCGGCCCATTGGCAGGGATGACGACATCTCTGATCCTTGGTGCTCCGTCTGCGCCACGGACGACTATTTGATTATTGAAGAGGTCGAGCCCGCCGAAGAGCAAGACCTCAGTGGGCATCCGTTGTGGAACATCAGCTATTCGTGTGCCGAATGTGAGAGTTTCTACGGGCATCAGACCCGGAAGCCATGGCTTGGCGAGGCCGATGATGCGGGCTGGCTGGTGGCGATCGATGCTGCCTACATCCACTGCGGCGAGCCGATGCGGCCATTCGATTCCGCGCAGCGGCCTATTTACGATCCGGTGCTCAACCATGATCCGGAGGACGCGTTGCCGCATGTCGAAGTGGACACGTTGGTGCTGCGCTGTGCCTGCGGATTCCAGATTGCAGTGCCGGCAGACAGTTATTCGGAGGGCAACTGAGCCGGCAGGAATGCTAAGAACCGCACCGGCATTAGGCGCGGCTCTTGGCTTCAGGCGATGGTCACGCGCTCCACGGCCAGCGGGGAACTGGCTGCGGTGTCAACCGCGGGTGCTGCCATGGGGGACCAGGAGAGTGTGATCTGGATGCCGTCCGCCAGTTCGCTGATCCTCAAGCGCAGATCCTCGTCGTAGAGGTTTCTGCGGTGGGTGGCAACGCCGTCATCCTCTGCCTGGCGCAACAGCTTGGAGACCGCCAGCGCCATGGCTCGGCCCCAGTCGTACGGATGTTTGCTGTTGGCTTTGGCGGTTGCCGAATACCTTTTCTCACGCATGGCAGATGTCCTAACGGTCCTGGGGGTGGGCGTATTGGAAGGCCTGATGATTCGTCCGCCCGGACGTAGAGTCTGAGGGGACATGCGTTATTCAGTTGCTAAGGGTGCTGATTTGGTCATTCAGTGTAACGCCGAAGGAAAGCATTCGTCCATCATGCGAACAGGCGGCAGCGAAGCCGGGCTTGTAATGTCCTGACACGTGGCTCCCGGTGACCGGGGGAGAGCGGTAGCGTCCCTGTATGACCGTTACCGTTGTTGCAGGAAACCCGAAGCCGGCCTCCCGGACCCTTGCCGCGGCCCGGCTCCTGGCCGAGCAGATCACCGGAGCCCCGGTGGACGATGCGATCGACGTCATCACTTTGGGGCCGGGCTTGCTGGGGTGGGGTGACGAAGCCGTCGCGGCGGCTGTGAAGACAGTCCAGTCCAGCGATCTGGTGATCTTCGCGTCGCCGACCTTCAAGGCCACTTACACCGGAGTGCTCAAGCTCTTCCTTGATCAGTTCGCCACCGGCGACGGGCTCAAAGGCGTTGTCGCAGTACCGTTGATGCTCGGTGCCGGCCCGGCCCACGCGCTGGCCCCGGAGCTGCTGCTCAAGCCGGTACTCGTTGAGCTCGGTGCCACCGTTCCCGTCCAGGGTTTGTACCTCAACGAGAAGTCCTGGGAAGACCCGGAAAGCTCGCGCGAATGGTTGGACCGGTGGACATTGGTGATCCAGTCGCTCCTCTAAGCTAACCGGCGACGTGCTCCGCCTCGAAGCCCAGCAGCAGGTCCGGATCCAGCTCGATGGCTTCGCCGTTAATGACGTGGGCATGGGCTTCGCCCCGCAGGAGTCCCATGGTCACCCTGATGAGCGTGCCGTGCGCGACGACGATGATGCGCTGATCCGGGTTCGCGTTAACCAGTTCCTGGAGCGTGGCAATGCTGCGTGCCGCCACTTCGGCTTCCGGCTCGGAAGCAAGGAGCACTTTGTCGATCTCGGGTCGGTCCATGCCCAGCAGGACGGTGCCTTCGGCGTCGCGGAAGTCCCGTTCGATCAGGCCCGGCAGCGTGCAGGAAATCGACAGCCCCACGTGCTTGCCGATGATCTCCGCGGTCTCGCGGGCGCGGCGCAAAGGTGATGAAACCAGAAGGTTCCATTCCTCCGTTGCCAGCTTCGCGCCGGCGTCGTTAGCCTGCCTGCGGCCCAACTCATTCAGCGGGATGTCCGTATGCCCCTGCAGCCGTCCGGCCGAATTCCAGTCGGTCTCACCGTGTCGCACCAGTGCCAGCACTTAGGCCTCCTCATGTCCAGTTGTCTGCATCAATCCTGCCCCAATGCGGTGCCAATAGGAAACGACGACGGGGCCCGGTCTGCGAGCGACGGGCGGCGGTGCGGGGCTTCCCGCCAGCCAGCAGGGCCGGCTGAATTGCCGGGGCACGGGGGATGAAGCCAGGGTAAACGGTTCATGAGAGCACTCTCATCGGTGCATCATGTCCCTTTCATATGGGCCGGGTTTAGTCATAACTGACAGCAAAACCCTTACGAAGGAGAAGACCATGACACTCGTCGCGCACCCCAGCGAAGCCCTTTCCCCGACCTTCACCAGCATCACCAGCAACGCCGCTACAGGAGTAGCCGCGGATCCCCAGCGGCTGCAGCGGGCCAAGAAGGCCTACACCACCCGCTTCCTCGCGGACCGGCTGGCACTTGATCCGGCAGGGTACGACCTGCTGGACATCGCGCCGGCCGCCGGCGACGTGGTGCTGGCCAAGGTAGTGGAAATCGGGAACCACACGAAGCTGGAAAGCCCGGCCTCGCGCCGCCAGTCCATGTTCCCGGGCGACGAGATCCTGGTCGCCTTCGGAAACCGCTATGCGCCGGACCAGTTCCTCGCCGTCGTGCCGGATGATCTGGGCGAATGCAGCCTGGTGGCTGGCGGCGGACTGGCCGCCCGGGTCCTTGAGCAGCACGCGGACATCGACAAGGCCACTACCATCCAGCCGATCGGCCTACTCGCCAAGGACGGCGTGGTGGTCAACCTGCAGGACCTGGCGCCGCACGCCGTCAACCACGCTACGGAACTGCCCGGCCGGCCGCCGGTGATTGCGGTGCTGGGCACCTCGATGAATTCGGGCAAGTCGACCACGCTGGGCTGCCTGGTCAACGGGCTGGACGCAGCGGGCCTGCGGGTTTCCGCCGGGAAGGCGACCGGGACCGGCTCCGGCAACGATCCGCGCCTCTTCACCGACGCCGGGGCCCGCCTGGTGCTGGACTTCACCGACTTCGGTTTCCCGACCACTTACCTGCTGGACTACGAAACCGTGCGCGGCCTGCTGACCAGCCTCATCGACACCCTGACCACGGCCGAGACGGATGTGATCGTGGTGGAGATTGCCGACGGCGTCTACCAGGGCGAAACGAGCAGGCTGCTCCATGACCCGGTTTTCCACGCGGCAGTCGACCATGTGGTGTTCGCCGCCGCGGATGCGCTGGGCGCCACGGCGGGCATCGGCATCCTGCAGGATGCCGGCGTTTCCGTGCCGGCGGTATCGGGCCTGCTCACCGCCTCGCCGCTGGCCGCCCGGGAAGCCGCCGGCGTCATCACCACCCGCGTGATCAACACCTACGATCTGTGCAACCCGGCAACGGCCCTGGAACTGTTGCCCGCACGTAAGTAAGGCAGGTGCAAAGCATGCCTAGCAAGAAACTTCCGCCTGGCCTGCCCAGGCTGCTCAGCGGCCGGCGGCGTGGTTTGATGGCGCTGCTGGTCGGCACCGGCCTGGCCATGGCGGCGGTGACCGGTGCCAGCGCGCTGCTGATGATGTGGCTGCTCGACGAAACCCCGGCAGATGGGGGGAGTACCGTCCCCCTCGTTGCCGTACTGGCCGCGGCGGCGCTGGCCATCGGCGTCCTGCGGGCGCTCGAACGGGTGCTGGGCGAAATGCTCGGCCAGGACTACATCCATCAGATCCGCAAGGGGCTGGTGAAATCCGCGCTGGCTACGGACCGGGGACCGTCCCCGGGCGTGACCATTGCCCGCAGCACCAACGACCTCTCCAGCGTGCGCAACTGGATCGCGATGGGGATCGCGCCGCTGGCCGTGGGCGTCCCGCTGATCCTCGGTACCGCAGTGGCACTGTGGTTGCTGGCGCCGGGACTTGCCCTCGCCGTCCTCGTTCCCTTGGCTGTTCTGGCAGCAGCCCTGGCGATGTTGGCGAGGCCGGCCTTTGAACGGGCACGTGCCCTGCGGCGGCAACGCGGGCGGCTTGCGGCACGGCTCGCCGATACGGTCATGGCAGCCGGCACCATCCGCGCAGCGGGAGGCGAAGCGCGCGAGGTCAAGCAGGTGGACAAGGCTGGCCGCAACGTGGTCGACGCGGCAGTGAATCGCGCCGCCGCTTCCGGTTCCATCCGTGGTGCCGCCGCAGCTGCGGCCTCGCTGGGTACCGCTGCCGTCGCCGCTGTGGGCAGCTGGCAGGCCATTCCGACGGCGACCGTCGCCGCCGCGCTGACCATCGTCGGCATGATCGCTGCCCCCATTACCGATATGGGCCGCGCCGTCGAATACCGGCAGAATTTCAAGGCCGCCCGCCGGATCCTCGGTCCCGCCCTCGCGGTCTCAATAACGGCAGGAAACGAACGACGACGGCGGGTTGTCGCCTCCGCCGGCCACGCCACGGCTGGGAGTGCGACCGCGGTGGGTCCGGACGTAGTGGCCTCAGACGGGGAGGCGTTGAACGGAGAGTCGCAGGACGGCGAGGATGCGGGCTCGCTCCTGGTAGCGGGCTTGTCCGAGTGCCGGAACTGCCCCGTCCCGGAGCTTCAGGCCTGGCCGGGCCAGCGGGTGCGCATCCGCTCCGCGGATCCGGCAGTGGAGACCAGACTGCTGGAAACGTTGATCGGTGTGCGCAGCGATCCCGATGCGTTTACTCAGGTCAACGGCCTGTCGCTGTTGGACAGGGGCGGACGGGACCGGCGGCGGCTGGTCGGCTATGCCGCTGCCGGAGCCTACCTGGAGCGGGGATCGATTGCCCGCAGTGTGCGCTACCGCAGGCCTGATCTGGACGCGGTGGAAGGATCGGCCGCGTTGGAACAGGTGGGGCTGGCCGGACCTATTGCCCGGCTGGAGCGGGGCGAGCAGACCATGCTCAAACGCGGGGGCGAGCCCCTGTCCACCTCGGAGCGGGCACGGCTGGTGCTGGCCCGGGCGATGCTGGGGGAGCCTCCGCTGCTGGTGATCAATCGACTGGACGCGGACCTGGACCGGGACGGCAGGCAGATGCTGGCATCGGTTGTACGTGATTATCCGGGAGTGGTGCTGTTCGCCTCGGATGACCCGGGCGCGCTCGCCGCCGGTTTCACCGAATGGTCCGTCGACTGCCCCCATGCAGGGCTGGACCTGACCTGGGTAGCCGCGCGCCCCGCCGTCGTTCATGGTGCTCGCTGACCTCCGTGATCGGTGGTCTGATTAGCTGAGTGACCGGTGGTCTGATAGCTCGGTGGTGGGCGGTTCGAGGTGCTGGCCAGAGCGTTCATCCACGGCTATTCTCTCTTGGCGTCTGTACCTATTGACCTCTGCCGCGGCCGGTAACAGAGTGGTAACTACGGGCGATGGCCTGTCCCGGGCCACCTGCATCCAATTCCCCTAAGAAGGTAAAACCATGACAGATGCAGCCAATCGGCCACCAGCAGAAGGCGATGACCGGTTCATCCTGACCAACCGGCAAGGGCACCAGGTTTACGACAACCAGAACCAGCGGACGGTTGGCCCACGCGGTCCGGCCACCCTGGAGAACTACCAGTTCCTGGAGAAGATCAGCCATTTTGACCGGGAGCGCATTCCCGAACGGGTGGTCCACGCACGTGGGTTCGTTTCCTTCGGCACGTTCGAAGCCACCGGAAAGTGGGGCGACGAACCGATCTCCCAGTACACGCGGGCAAAGCTGTTCCAGGAAGCCGGCAAGAAGACGGACGTGGCAGTGCGGTTTTCCACGGTGATCGGCGGGCACGACTCCTCGGAAGCTGCCCGCGACCCGCGCGGCTTCGCGGTGAAGTTCTACACGGAGGACGGCAACTGGGATCTGGTGGGCAACAATCTGGCGGTGTTCTTCATCCGGGACGCCATCAAGTTCCCGGACGTGATCCACGCGCTCAAGCCGGACCCCATCACGTTCCGGCAGGAGCCTGCGCGCATTTTCGACTTCATGTCGCAGACACCCGAGTGCATGCACATGCTGGTCAACCTGTTCAGCCCCCGCGGCATCCCGGCCGATTACCGCCACATGCAGGGCTTCGGCGTCAATACCTACAAGTGGTGCAACAAGACCGGCGACACGGTTCTGGTGAAGTACACCTGGCAACCGCACCAAGGCGTGAAGAGCCTGACGGAAGCGGACGCAGCGAACATCCAGGCTAACGACACCGGCCACGCCTCCAAGGACCTGTTCGAGGCGATCGAGCGCAGCGACTTCCCGAAATGGGATCTCTACGTGCAGATGATGAGCGACGACGAGCATCCGGAGCTCGACTGGGATCCTTTGGATGACACGAAGACCTGGCCGGAACAGGACTTCGAGCCCCAGCTCGTCGGCACCATGACGCTGAACGAGAACGTCTCCGACCACCACAACGAGAACGAGCAGATCGCCTTCGGCACCGGCGTGCTCGTGGACGGTCTGGATTTCTCCGACGACAAAATGCTCGTCGGCCGCACGTTCAGCTACAGCGACACCCAGCGTTACCGGGTGGGGCCCAACTACCTGCAGCTGCCAGTGAATTCGCCACGACGTGTCCAGGTAGCCACGAACCAGACCGGCGGGCAGATGTCCTACGGGCGTGACCTCGGCGTGGGACAGAATCCACACGTCAATTATGAACCCTCCATCACGGGTGGCCTGCGCGAGGGGCACTATCAGACGGAGGACATTGAGGGACCGGAGCTCACCGGCCGGCTAACCCGCGCCCGCATCCCGCGCACCAACGATTATGAGCAGGCCGGCCAGCGCTACCAACTGCTGGAGGACTGGGAACAGGATGACCTTGTCACCAACTTCACCACCCTGATTGCGCAGGCGGACCGGAAGGTCCAGGAACGCATGCTCTGGCACTTCTACATGGCCGACGACGATCTCGGCTCCCGTGTGGGCGAGGGACTGGGCATCAGCTTGGAGGATGTAAAGGACCTTGGGCCGTTGCAGTCGCAGACCCTCACCGATGTCGAGGTGTCGCGGATGAAGAACCTGGGCAAGAACGGCCCGCGGAACGTTGAAGGGCTAACCATGACGCACTGCGTGCCGAACGAGCACGTCGTTGTCGCTCCCTGACCTGAATCCTTGACTAACGACGGCGGCGTCAGACTGGGTACGGCACCGCCGCTTCATTGAGGCGTCAGAAAGGTGGTGGGGTGTAGAGGTCCGGTGGTGGTTCGGTTGGCGGGCGGATGGACCAACTGTTTTCCGGGGTGCTGGTCCACTCGTGACCGGTACGCGATTTCCAGATGACGCTGCCGTCGGCATACTGGGTGACTTTCCAACCGCCGGCGTGCTTGGAAATATGATCGGGTTTACATGCGGCCTTAAGATTTTCCAGCACGGTTTTGCCGCCATCTTCCCACGCGATGGTGTGGCCAATTTCGCAGAAGCGGGCTTCCACGCGGCACCCGGGGCCGCTGCAGTGCCCGTCGCGTAACCGCACGAGACGTTTGAGCCATTCGGGCGGGTGCCGCAGGTCTTTCGCGGCGGCGATCGCGTTGTGGTATTCATCGGTCAGGACCGGCAGCCACGATTCCGCGAGTCCGGCAAGGTTGCGGGCCATTTCCGGCGGGATCGGCCCGTACCCGGCGAGTTCACCGGGCTCCTCGCTCAACCTCGCCGCGGTCTCCAACGACAGCGTGACCGCGACACTGGCGGTCACGCCCGCCCCGGCACCGGTGCCCGTCCCCGTGCCCGTACAGCTGCCGGTGCAGGCGCCGGGGTTGTTGAGGATCAGGTCGGTGATGACATCGACGCGCAGCTGCGGCAGGATCCGGGCCTCGTCGGGGCCCTGCAGCTTCTTCGCGAGGGCCTGGACCAGGTTGAACACCATGAGCGCCTTGTCCGCGCTGCAGCGGAACCAGACTTCGGCCATCCCGTCATCCTGCGGCACCAGACCGACGTTGCGGCTCTCATTGGCGCGTTCGTGACGGACAGTGAGAGATTCCGGGTGCAAACGTTCACGGGCCTTGCGGGACCGGGCCCGCACACTGTCCACGGTGACCTTTCCGGCCTTGGGCAGGACACTCGCTTCGAAGGCAGGTAAGAGTTCTTCGGGCAGGTCGGCGGAGCCGCGGGCGATTGCGG
Encoded proteins:
- a CDS encoding MarR family winged helix-turn-helix transcriptional regulator, producing MRSSVTQLIRWAARSQVRKELFGPAASDMSPNDVALLDYISKNGPVRVSELAVQHGVDKSTMTPQVRRLDDKGLVDRQSDPVDARATLVSTSEEGREMQRQIGAAGAGLFDEVLATWSTKDRETLARMLDRFVQELAEHQETPIEPVAEGNTK
- a CDS encoding NADPH-dependent FMN reductase; this encodes MTVTVVAGNPKPASRTLAAARLLAEQITGAPVDDAIDVITLGPGLLGWGDEAVAAAVKTVQSSDLVIFASPTFKATYTGVLKLFLDQFATGDGLKGVVAVPLMLGAGPAHALAPELLLKPVLVELGATVPVQGLYLNEKSWEDPESSREWLDRWTLVIQSLL
- a CDS encoding histidine phosphatase family protein, producing MLALVRHGETDWNSAGRLQGHTDIPLNELGRRQANDAGAKLATEEWNLLVSSPLRRARETAEIIGKHVGLSISCTLPGLIERDFRDAEGTVLLGMDRPEIDKVLLASEPEAEVAARSIATLQELVNANPDQRIIVVAHGTLIRVTMGLLRGEAHAHVINGEAIELDPDLLLGFEAEHVAG
- a CDS encoding DUF1611 domain-containing protein, whose amino-acid sequence is MTLVAHPSEALSPTFTSITSNAATGVAADPQRLQRAKKAYTTRFLADRLALDPAGYDLLDIAPAAGDVVLAKVVEIGNHTKLESPASRRQSMFPGDEILVAFGNRYAPDQFLAVVPDDLGECSLVAGGGLAARVLEQHADIDKATTIQPIGLLAKDGVVVNLQDLAPHAVNHATELPGRPPVIAVLGTSMNSGKSTTLGCLVNGLDAAGLRVSAGKATGTGSGNDPRLFTDAGARLVLDFTDFGFPTTYLLDYETVRGLLTSLIDTLTTAETDVIVVEIADGVYQGETSRLLHDPVFHAAVDHVVFAAADALGATAGIGILQDAGVSVPAVSGLLTASPLAAREAAGVITTRVINTYDLCNPATALELLPARK
- a CDS encoding ABC transporter transmembrane domain-containing protein translates to MPSKKLPPGLPRLLSGRRRGLMALLVGTGLAMAAVTGASALLMMWLLDETPADGGSTVPLVAVLAAAALAIGVLRALERVLGEMLGQDYIHQIRKGLVKSALATDRGPSPGVTIARSTNDLSSVRNWIAMGIAPLAVGVPLILGTAVALWLLAPGLALAVLVPLAVLAAALAMLARPAFERARALRRQRGRLAARLADTVMAAGTIRAAGGEAREVKQVDKAGRNVVDAAVNRAAASGSIRGAAAAAASLGTAAVAAVGSWQAIPTATVAAALTIVGMIAAPITDMGRAVEYRQNFKAARRILGPALAVSITAGNERRRRVVASAGHATAGSATAVGPDVVASDGEALNGESQDGEDAGSLLVAGLSECRNCPVPELQAWPGQRVRIRSADPAVETRLLETLIGVRSDPDAFTQVNGLSLLDRGGRDRRRLVGYAAAGAYLERGSIARSVRYRRPDLDAVEGSAALEQVGLAGPIARLERGEQTMLKRGGEPLSTSERARLVLARAMLGEPPLLVINRLDADLDRDGRQMLASVVRDYPGVVLFASDDPGALAAGFTEWSVDCPHAGLDLTWVAARPAVVHGAR
- a CDS encoding catalase, with protein sequence MTDAANRPPAEGDDRFILTNRQGHQVYDNQNQRTVGPRGPATLENYQFLEKISHFDRERIPERVVHARGFVSFGTFEATGKWGDEPISQYTRAKLFQEAGKKTDVAVRFSTVIGGHDSSEAARDPRGFAVKFYTEDGNWDLVGNNLAVFFIRDAIKFPDVIHALKPDPITFRQEPARIFDFMSQTPECMHMLVNLFSPRGIPADYRHMQGFGVNTYKWCNKTGDTVLVKYTWQPHQGVKSLTEADAANIQANDTGHASKDLFEAIERSDFPKWDLYVQMMSDDEHPELDWDPLDDTKTWPEQDFEPQLVGTMTLNENVSDHHNENEQIAFGTGVLVDGLDFSDDKMLVGRTFSYSDTQRYRVGPNYLQLPVNSPRRVQVATNQTGGQMSYGRDLGVGQNPHVNYEPSITGGLREGHYQTEDIEGPELTGRLTRARIPRTNDYEQAGQRYQLLEDWEQDDLVTNFTTLIAQADRKVQERMLWHFYMADDDLGSRVGEGLGISLEDVKDLGPLQSQTLTDVEVSRMKNLGKNGPRNVEGLTMTHCVPNEHVVVAP
- a CDS encoding HNH endonuclease signature motif containing protein — protein: MEDFQFDFIPAPEPDRDGPLRALGLAGRSLLEIMLHKLLLDAWAEENLSLGEPFDEAAEEAAQALATAAVLPEVPGLPEGWENLAPAALAGVLERIDPDGLDDAGTIDYLQASAKAVAWLQSGRVKALSRFTELRPAEGAETGNAHGFSSCAATEIAAALAQPRSSAEKDLTDAAQLSQHLPGAVEAMAAGNLDLPRATAIARGSADLPEELLPAFEASVLPKAGKVTVDSVRARSRKARERLHPESLTVRHERANESRNVGLVPQDDGMAEVWFRCSADKALMVFNLVQALAKKLQGPDEARILPQLRVDVITDLILNNPGACTGSCTGTGTGTGAGAGVTASVAVTLSLETAARLSEEPGELAGYGPIPPEMARNLAGLAESWLPVLTDEYHNAIAAAKDLRHPPEWLKRLVRLRDGHCSGPGCRVEARFCEIGHTIAWEDGGKTVLENLKAACKPDHISKHAGGWKVTQYADGSVIWKSRTGHEWTSTPENSWSIRPPTEPPPDLYTPPPF